In Marinilabiliales bacterium, the genomic stretch ATGGAGGGGATGAACGTGGTGGGCGACCTGTTTGGCGAGGGTAAGATGTTTCTGCCCCAGGTTGTAAAGAGCGCCAGGGTGATGAAAAAGGCTGTTGCATACCTGCAACCGTTCATTGAAGCTGAAAAGGCCGAAGGCGACACCCGCAAAAATGCCGGCAAGATTCTGCTGGCGACGGTAAAGGGCGATGTGCATGACATCGGCAAGAACATTGTAGGCGTGGTGCTTGGATGCAACAATTACGAGGTGATCGACCTGGGTGTCATGGTTCCAACTGAAACAATCCTGGACCGGGCCGCAGCCGAAGAGGCTGATGTGATAGGGTTGAGCGGACTAATAACGCCGTCGCTGCTGGAGATGGTGAACGTGGCTGAACAGATGGGGTTACGCGGACTTGATATACCGCTGCTTATCGGGGGGGCGACCACCAGCGAGATGCATACTGCGGTGAAGATCGCACCCGTTTACAACCACCCGGTGATACATGTGCGTGATGCATCCAAATGCACCGGGGTGCTTTCGTCCCTGCTCTCCCCGGAGAACAAGCCCGGCTATGTTGAGCAAATAAAAGAGAGGTACGAGGGGCTGAGGGAAAAGCAGCAAAAATACAGATCGGGCAGGGAGTTTGTCAGCCTGGAGCAGGCGAGGGAAAACAGGTTCAGGTATGAGAGAACCCCGGGCTATGAGGACACACAGGAGTATAAGCAGGCAAGGGATTTTGATAAAACGCAGGATTATAAGCAAGCACGACATTATGAGCAAGCTCAGGATATAATAGTAAAACCGGCAGAAAAACAGGTCCTGATCGACGACCTTCCCGTAAATGAGTTGTTCCCCTATATCGACTGGACCTTCTTCTTCCACGCCTGGGAGATTCGTGGCAGATACCCGGGCATACTCGATGACCCGGCGAAGGGCAGCGAAGCGCGTAAGCTGTACGACGATGCCCGGCGCATGCTGGAGCAGATCGAATCTGAAAAGATGCTCGGACTGAAGGGCATTGCCGGCTTTTTCCCGGCTGCCTCAGAGGGTGATGATGTATTAATTTATGACGGCACATCAGAAAACAGAGTGATTGAACGGTTCCTGTTCCTCAGGAACCAGGAGAAAAAGGATCCCGGGGTGCCGAACCTCTGCCTGGCCGATTTCATTGCTCCGGCGGAGAGCGGAATAACCGATTATATAGGATTCTTTGCGGTTACTGCCGGACTTGCCATTGATAAATGGGTGAGCAGGTTCACGAAGGCCGGTGACGATTACAGCAGTATTATGCTGAAGATTCTGGCCGACAGGCTTGCCGAAGCATTTGCCGAATACCTGCATGAACGGGTAAGGAAGGAATTCTGGGGATATGTGCCTGAGGAGGACCTGACACCCGCCGAATTGCTTAAAGAAGGGTACAAAGGCATAAGGCCGGCACCAGGCTATCCGGCGTGCCCCGAACATTCGGAAAAGGAGCGGCTTTTCAAACTGCTGGATGTGACCGCAGAAACTGGAATAAAACTTACGGAAAGCTATATGATGGACCCGGCAGCCTCGGTATGCGGGTATTACTTCGCGCACCCTGAAAGCAGGTATTTCAATATCGGCCGGGTGATGGACGACCAGGTAACCGACTATGCAGTCAGGAAGCAGGTTTCAGTTGAGCAGGCCCGCAAGCTGCTGTCGGAGCTGATCGGATAGTTGGCGCGCACTGCTGTGAATCAACCGTAACGCTGCGGAACCGGCCCGCAAGCTGCTGTCGGAGCTGATTGGATAGATGGCGGCCCGGGATGGCACCGGGCAACAAGTCCCTGTTCCCTGCAGCATGATCAGGATGCCAGTATCTCGGCAATGTTCTTCAACTCGACATTGATCTTGTTGTGGTGCTTGATCGACCTGTCAAAAGGCACAAATTCTATCTTCCGGTTGACCGATCCAACCATCACACCACTTTTACCATCCATTAGCCCCTTTACAGCCTGGTATCCCAGTCCGCTCGCCAGTATCCGGTCAAAGGCTGACGGTGATCCGCCCCTCTGTATGTGTCCCAGTATGGTAACACGCGTACTTAGATCAGGGAACCGTTCATTGATGATCTTTTTGACCTCGAAAGCGCCTCCAAAATCATCGCCTTCGGCAACCACAATGATGGCGCTGGTCTCATCCCTCTCAATTCTTTTGCGCAATCTCTCGCTCAGCTCATCGGTACACGTTTTTGTTTCTGGTATCAGAATCTTTCCCGACCCGCTTGCCAGTCCGCTCCGCAACGCAATGAACCCCGCATCGCGCCCCATCACCTCAACAATGAATACCATATCGTGCGAATAGGCAGTGTCCCTCAGCTTGTCGATGGCACTGACCACCGTGTTGACAGCGGTGTCGTAACCTATGGTGTAATCGGTGCCGAAAAGATCGTTGTCTATTGTCCCGGGCAGGCCGATAACGGGAAAATCAAACTCATTCATGAAAATTTTGGCCCCCGTAAAGGTTCCGTCCCCTCCTATCACTACAAGGGCATCGATGTTATGCTTTTTCAGGTTCTCATAAGCCTTTTTCCTCCCCTCCGGGGTACGGAACTCCTCACTCCTTGCGCTTTTGAGAATTGTTCCGCCGAGAGGCAGAATGTATTTTACATCTTCTCTTTTCAGGGGACTGATAAGATCGTTAACCATGCCATGGTATCCCCTGTAGATACCATAAACCTCAATATCATGATAGAGCGCTGTTTTTACAACTGCCCTGATGGCAGCATTCATGCCGGGTGAGTCCCCTCCCGAGGTGAGAACGGCTATTCTTTTTAATGTATCCATATTATTTGTTTTGACAGGTTTGAACCGGTACCGCTAACAACGGCCGGCGTTGTTTGTTATGGCAACTTACTAAAAAGCATTCCAAGTTACAAAACATCAATGCAAAACAAAATAATACTTACGATATTTGTTGTTTTATGCCATTTTAACCAGATACCTATAACAGCAAGAAAGCTGATCTGAAAACAGCAAGGTACTTCACTTATGGAATTGTGCCCAGGAAAGGTGACCGTAAGGGCAAAAGTTAAGGAAGGGTAAAACTTATAGTGGTCCCTTTTTCAGAAGTTTCACGTACCCATATCTTCCCACCAAGCCTTGTAACAAACTCATGACACAGGATTAGTCCGAGTCCGCCTCCCTTCTTGCCGTCCGTTCCGGGCATTACCCAGGACTTATCGATCCTGAAAATATTCTGCTGCAAATCCTCCGGAAATCCACCTCCTGTATCGGTCACATCAAAACATACTGTTTCATCGTCGTTCAATGTTGCGCTTACAATGACATTCCCCCCAGGTGGAGTAAACTTATGGGCATTGGAGATGAGGTTCCTGAACACGACACTTAACAGTTGCAGATCAGAAATTATCCGGAGGTCACCGGGAACCCGGTTTGAGAATCTGATATCCTTTTCTTCGAGGATTTTCCTGTACAGTACATGGATGTCATTCACCACATCAGCCGGGACCACTTTTTCAGCTTTTACACTCAATCTTCCGGTTTGTGAATTTGCCCATTGCAGCAGGTTATCAAGCATTATTATGGTATTACGGGTCGCCTCACTAACAATTTCTATCAAACTTTTCCGCTTGGCATCATCATACCCGTCCCAGCTGGTGATCAGCAGTTCGCTGAATCCGGCTATCGAAGAAAGGGGACTTCTCAGGTCATGGGCAATTATTGAAAAGAATTTATCTTTCATTGAGTTCAGTTCACCAAGCTGTTCATTGGCCTTCCGGAGCTTAGAAGCCTGTCTGCCTAATTCCTGTGTCCTCAATTCTACAAGCCTCTCCAGTTCTGCCTTGGTTTCGCGCAGCCTCCTGGTCCTCGTCAGGTAAATAAGGTATATAAAAAGCAGAAACACTGAGCCGGCAATAACGTAGAATGGCCAGGTCTTCCAGAAAGGGGGTTTTATAAAGAAACCCAGGACAGCCTCATTTGAGTCACACAACCTGTCAGACGGACATGATCTCACCCGGAATGTATAACTTCCCGGCGGCAGGTTTGCAAAGGTGGCATGCCGGTCAGCACCTGCATATATCCAGTCGCCATGCAAAGGCTCAAGCATATAAAAGTACTTGTTCTTGGGGCTGTCAATAAAATTGAGCATGGCATATTGAATACCTATCATATTTTCAGCGTGCGAGAGCAGGATCTCACCATTTTCGTTTAGAGGCGGACCGTAATCACTGCCGGGATAAACCAGGCGGTCAAATATCCGAATACTCTCGATCCGGATATCTCCTTCATCTTCAACCGGAGATATACTGGCAGGATCGAAATAATCAATCCCCCTGTTCCCACCGAAAAAGAGAAGGCCGGCACTGTTAACGGACGATGATCCTCCAAAAAAGTCATCCGACAGCAACCCGTGGCTTATGTCATAGACAAAAACCTCTTCTATTGCCGGACTGTATTCTTCTGTATAATATATCCTGACATTGATTATACCATGCGATGTGGAGAGCCACAAATGTCCCTGCTCATCCTCTTCAACACTGCTGATCACCAAAGTAGTATAACCCAGCTCATCAACATGCAGATTTGCAAAGCTGTCATTGACAGGGTCATACAGATTAAGACCGCCATTTGTGACAAACCACATCCTGCCATGTCGGTCGGCAAATGACATTCTTATGTAATTATCCAGGAGTGTGCCGGTTTCCTGTGAAGCCAGATACCAGGTAAACAATGAATCTCCTGCAGGTAATTTGTTTAGGCCCCAGGTAGTTGAAACC encodes the following:
- the pfkA gene encoding 6-phosphofructokinase; translation: MDTLKRIAVLTSGGDSPGMNAAIRAVVKTALYHDIEVYGIYRGYHGMVNDLISPLKREDVKYILPLGGTILKSARSEEFRTPEGRKKAYENLKKHNIDALVVIGGDGTFTGAKIFMNEFDFPVIGLPGTIDNDLFGTDYTIGYDTAVNTVVSAIDKLRDTAYSHDMVFIVEVMGRDAGFIALRSGLASGSGKILIPETKTCTDELSERLRKRIERDETSAIIVVAEGDDFGGAFEVKKIINERFPDLSTRVTILGHIQRGGSPSAFDRILASGLGYQAVKGLMDGKSGVMVGSVNRKIEFVPFDRSIKHHNKINVELKNIAEILAS